A stretch of the Odontesthes bonariensis isolate fOdoBon6 chromosome 5, fOdoBon6.hap1, whole genome shotgun sequence genome encodes the following:
- the LOC142380900 gene encoding C-type lectin domain family 7 member A-like, giving the protein MEEEIYDEVDSAPKVSVMDEEISQSVEYQNVPLKKEKEDRAVISEVNPKELATLLSKVEAAARCHSRLLLVCLGILCVFLAANIVVMVVYITMGMNKQEANLSAENQQLMDVLKNRTEHLNRQKDDLNWTLGVILTFDSFPVNQFCPDKKCQPCRGGWILYQKKCYLFYEPAPWKTWTQSQTYCKDSGADLVVIDNQQEQEFISNNTKYSYSVDHGYWIGLKESNGTFIWIDGRTDTLGYWLETGGSDSYVLVIPDKSPTKSWKRSSPEFQLRFICESEALIRLN; this is encoded by the exons ATGGAAGAGGAAATCTATGACGAGGTTGATTCCGCTCCAAAAG TTTCAGTGATGGATGAAGAAATCTCCCAGTCAGTGGAGTACCAAAATGTTCCTTTAAAGA AGGAAAAGGAGGACCGGGCAGTTATTTCTGAAGTGAACCCTAAAGAGCTTGCAACTCTTTTATCAA AAGTTGAAGCAGCTGCACGCTGTCACTCTCGTCTGTTGCTGGTGTGTTTGGGGATACTTTGCGTCTTCCTGGCGGCCAACATCGTGGTGATGGTCGTCTACA TTACCATGGGAATGAACAAACAGGAAGCAAACCTCAGTGCAGAAAATCAGCAGCTGATGGACGTCCTAAAGAATCGGACCGAGCAcctgaacagacagaaagacgacCTCAACTGGACGCTGGGAGTCATCCTGACATTCGACAGCTTTCCGGTGAATCAATTCTGCCCTGACAAAA AGTGTCAGCCCTGTCGGGGCGGCTGGATTCTTTACCAGAAAAAGTGCTACCTGTTTTATGAACCCGCTCCTTGGAAGACATGGACACAAAGTCAAACATATTGCAAAGACAGCGGTGCAGATCTGGTTGTTATTGATAATCAGCAAGAACAG GAATTCATCAGTAATAACACCAAGTATTCCTATAGCGTGGACCATGGATACTGGATTGGGTTAAAAGAAAGTAACGGCACCTTTATCTGGATTGATGGACGCACAGACACTCTTGG GTACTGGCTGGAGACTGGTGGATCAGATTCATATGTGCTGGTTATCCCTGATAAGAGCCCAACAAAGAGCTGGAAAAGAAGTTCTCCTGAATTTCAACTCAGATTCATCTGTGAGAGTGAAGCCTTGATAAGGTTAAATTAG